From the Desulfurellaceae bacterium genome, one window contains:
- a CDS encoding PPOX class F420-dependent oxidoreductase: MALSAEDTQRFLSEPRNVILGTLRQDGSPQLNPMWFYWDGAVFYISTTRTRFKYRHILRDPRVTLCIDEAETLKTLLVHGRASIQENDIWDITQRIVEKYVQPQHVAARMARFRAEPRVLIVVTPDRWVSWDRSEGANLKTD, from the coding sequence ATGGCACTGTCAGCCGAAGACACCCAGCGTTTTTTATCCGAACCCCGCAACGTCATCCTCGGCACCCTGCGCCAGGATGGCTCACCGCAGCTGAACCCGATGTGGTTCTACTGGGACGGTGCGGTGTTTTATATTTCGACGACACGGACGCGCTTCAAATATCGGCACATCCTCCGCGACCCGCGTGTGACGCTGTGTATCGACGAGGCCGAGACGCTCAAAACGCTGCTTGTCCACGGGCGGGCGAGCATTCAAGAAAACGATATCTGGGACATCACCCAGCGTATTGTCGAAAAATATGTCCAGCCTCAGCACGTGGCCGCCCGCATGGCCCGCTTTCGGGCCGAGCCGCGGGTGCTGATTGTTGTTACGCCGGACCGGTGGGTGTCGTGGGACCGGAGTGAGGGGGCGAACTTGAAGACGGATTGA
- a CDS encoding DUF814 domain-containing protein — MASKGRSFRTCQIDDFEVWVGKGDAENDRLTFARAEPHDFWLHVARLPGSHVVVRNPGRLSELPRPALERAAQLAAWYSKARGSRGKVEVHVCRVADVSKPRGFAAGQVRLGRWRSVRVYPMPPRTGTQDGESG, encoded by the coding sequence ATGGCCAGCAAAGGCCGCAGCTTTCGGACCTGCCAGATTGACGACTTTGAGGTGTGGGTCGGCAAGGGCGATGCCGAGAATGACCGCCTGACCTTTGCCCGGGCCGAGCCGCACGACTTCTGGCTGCACGTGGCCCGGCTGCCGGGCAGCCATGTGGTGGTCCGCAATCCGGGGCGGCTGAGCGAGCTGCCGCGCCCCGCCCTTGAGCGGGCTGCCCAACTGGCGGCCTGGTACTCCAAGGCCCGGGGCAGCCGGGGCAAGGTCGAGGTTCATGTGTGTCGCGTCGCCGACGTGAGCAAGCCGCGCGGCTTTGCGGCCGGTCAGGTCAGGCTGGGGCGCTGGCGCAGCGTCCGGGTCTATCCCATGCCGCCGAGGACCGGGACGCAGGATGGGGAGTCGGGCTGA
- a CDS encoding methyltransferase, with product MAKPPVYEHVQLSYQVTDTISVELVEICNWRPDFPACEYCGDNEYWNIVWPTGLALARYLAAQLPAEQLRGRRVLVVGCGVGLESVVLAKLGARVSALDHVADALALLDLNCTLNGVSAMHTICCCLHDPSSIQTLGSYDWIVGGDVHYEPENARWVRALLQTVLASHGRAVFADPFREGVDEFFDGLPQDRFLLHEHHTQVEWISETQAVRVYDIDRR from the coding sequence ATGGCCAAGCCTCCCGTGTACGAACACGTACAGCTCAGCTACCAGGTTACCGACACCATATCGGTTGAGCTGGTGGAAATCTGTAACTGGCGACCGGACTTTCCGGCCTGCGAGTACTGTGGCGATAACGAGTACTGGAACATTGTGTGGCCGACGGGTCTGGCGCTGGCGCGCTACCTGGCCGCGCAGCTGCCGGCCGAACAGCTGCGCGGCCGGCGGGTGCTGGTTGTCGGCTGTGGGGTCGGGCTGGAGAGCGTGGTGCTGGCCAAGCTGGGCGCCCGGGTGTCGGCCCTGGACCATGTGGCCGACGCGCTAGCTCTGCTCGATCTCAACTGCACCTTGAATGGCGTCTCGGCCATGCACACGATCTGCTGCTGTCTGCACGATCCGAGCAGCATCCAGACCCTCGGTTCCTACGACTGGATTGTGGGCGGGGATGTCCACTACGAGCCGGAGAACGCCAGGTGGGTGCGGGCCTTGCTGCAAACCGTCCTCGCCTCCCACGGCCGAGCCGTGTTTGCCGACCCGTTTCGTGAGGGTGTGGACGAATTTTTTGACGGCTTGCCCCAGGACCGGTTTCTGCTGCACGAGCACCATACCCAGGTCGAGTGGATCAGCGAGACCCAGGCCGTGCGCGTCTACGATATTGACCGGCGCTGA
- a CDS encoding type II toxin-antitoxin system HicB family antitoxin gives WSEEDKEYVGLCAEFPSLSWLATTPETALKGIRNVVATVVRDMQADGERIPEPIAHKQYSGKFVVRVPPEVHRRLVLEAAEVGVSLNRLASAKLSQS, from the coding sequence TGGTCGGAAGAGGATAAAGAATACGTCGGCCTGTGTGCAGAATTCCCGAGCTTGAGCTGGCTTGCTACCACACCAGAGACCGCGCTGAAGGGCATTCGGAACGTTGTTGCGACAGTCGTGCGGGACATGCAGGCAGATGGAGAGCGTATCCCTGAGCCGATTGCGCATAAGCAATACAGCGGGAAATTTGTGGTCCGCGTCCCACCGGAGGTCCATCGTCGTCTTGTTCTTGAAGCGGCTGAAGTTGGGGTGAGTCTCAATCGCCTGGCGAGTGCCAAGTTGAGCCAGAGTTAA